One Gadus chalcogrammus isolate NIFS_2021 chromosome 7, NIFS_Gcha_1.0, whole genome shotgun sequence genomic window, cttttTGAGTGTCTAAACGGTATATTTGTATACATTGTGTCCCTTTGCTTTCAGATGGGAACTCCCTACATTCTGAATTCAGATAGGGCCATGCCGAACGACTTCCAACTACAGCAGAATTCTTCTACCACCAACGGGAACAGAGAGAATAAGGCGGGAGTTAATGTTGTCGTTTCTTTCATCCCATGCGTCATCTTCCTCTACATAAACTGTGTGATGCTGTACACACTGAGAAGCAAGCCTGTGTTCCGTGAGACCTCCCGTTACCTCCTGCTCTACAACCTCCTATTGGCTGAAACCTTACAGATGATATTGGCTCAGATTATGTTTCTACTCGCTGTAGGCCTCGTGTTCATGACACGCTTAGTGTGCCTTCTAGTTGTTATACCGACCATAATTACCACTATCACATCGCCGTTCTGCCTGGCCGTGATGTCGTTGGAGAGATATGTGGCCGTGTGTCTCCCTCTGAGGTACGCCTGCATCGTCACTGTCCCCACCACATATGGGGCCATAGCCGTGGTGTGGGTCATCAGCTACGCCAACATGTTGATCAGTGTTATCATGTTAACGACTCTTGATGCCAGACCCTTTGGTCAGTTCATGGGCATTATCTGCGCTAAGAGCACCCTATTCCAGTTGAAAATATTCTCTGAGTTTGAGAGTGGTTTTGTCTGTGCTGAGTTTGTGTCGGTGGGCCTGATAATTATCCTTTCCTACGTGGGAGTGATGGTGGCGGCCAAGGCCGCCTCCACTGACAGATTGTCAGCCAATAAGGCTTCCAAAACAGTCCTGTTGCACATGATTCAGCTGGGCCTGAGTCTGTCATCTACCTTGGTAAGCACAATATTTACAGGCCTACATGGGAAAGTAGATGCGATCACTTTCAGGCATCTTCGGTTTTCTCTGTTCGTTTGCCTCATCATCCTCCCCAGGTGTCTTAGTTGTCTGATTT contains:
- the LOC130386117 gene encoding odorant receptor 131-2-like; translated protein: MPNDFQLQQNSSTTNGNRENKAGVNVVVSFIPCVIFLYINCVMLYTLRSKPVFRETSRYLLLYNLLLAETLQMILAQIMFLLAVGLVFMTRLVCLLVVIPTIITTITSPFCLAVMSLERYVAVCLPLRYACIVTVPTTYGAIAVVWVISYANMLISVIMLTTLDARPFGQFMGIICAKSTLFQLKIFSEFESGFVCAEFVSVGLIIILSYVGVMVAAKAASTDRLSANKASKTVLLHMIQLGLSLSSTLVSTIFTGLHGKVDAITFRHLRFSLFVCLIILPRCLSCLIYGLRDQIIRPILIRHLRLGINCEIFKSYTQYINQ